In Erigeron canadensis isolate Cc75 chromosome 1, C_canadensis_v1, whole genome shotgun sequence, a single window of DNA contains:
- the LOC122601374 gene encoding aminoacylase-1 isoform X2, translating to MTLKTCCFFYLVFIILISSTIAQDSSSSVISRFQEYLKINTAHPSPDYQKAADFILSIAKSLSLESQTIFFVKNKPLVLLKWPGKNPKLPSILLNSHTDVVPVEPQKWSHSPFEAKLDDQNGNIYARGSQDMKCVGLQYLEAIRNLKKDSGFVPLRTIYISFVPDEEIGGHDGAEKFANSEIFDEMNVGIVLDEGLASPEDYYRLFYSERCPMWLVIKATGAPGHGAKLYDNTAMENLLKSIESVRRFRASQFDLVKAGLKAEGEVVSVNMVFLKAGTPSPTGFVMNLQPSEAQAGFDIRVPPIADQASLERRIAEEWAPASRNMTFEFKQKMSVLDENGKPILTAHDSSNPWWSLLEGAIHQADGKFGKPEIFPASTDARYFRLKGVPAIGFSPMANTPILLHDHNEFLNAEEYLKGIKVYESILKAFASFDEPKKEEIAKDEL from the exons ATGACCCTGAAAACCTGCTGCTTTTTTTACTTGGTCTTCATCATCTTAATATCATCAACTATCGCCCAAgattcttcatcatcagtaattTCAAGATTTCAAGAATATCTTAAAATAAACACAGCCCATCCATCACCAGACTACCAAAAAGCTGCAGACTTCATTCTTTCAATTGCTAAATCACTTTCTCTTGAATCCCAGACCATTTTCTTTGTAAAAAACAAACCTTTAGTCCTTTTAAAATGGCCCGGAAAAAACCCGAAACTCCCTTCTATTCTACTGAATTCCCATACTGATGTCGTCCCAGTCGAACCCCAGAAATGGTCTCATTCTCCATTTGAAGCTAAACTTGATGATCAAAATGGTAATATATATGCTAGAGGGTCACAAGACATGAAATGTGTAGGTCTGCAGTACTTAGAAGCTATTAGAAACTTAAAAAAAGATTCGGGTTTTGTACCACTTAGGACGATATACATTTCGTTTGTTCCTGATGAGGAAATAGGTGGACATGACGGGGCGGAAAAGTTTGCGAATTCTGAAATTTTCGATGAGATGAATGTAGGCATTGTTTTAGACGAAGGGTTGGCGTCTCCTGAGGATTATTATAGGTTGTTTTATTCTGAGAGGTGTCCTATGTGGTTAGTGATTAAGGCGACTGGGGCTCCTGGACATGGGGCGAAACTTTATGATAATACGGCGATGGAGAATTTGTTGAAGAGTATTGAGAGTGTTAGGAGGTTTAGGGCGTCGCAGTTTGACTTGGTTAAGGCTGGGCTTAAAGCTGAAGGCGAGGTTGTTTCGGTTAATATGGTGTTTCTCAAAGCTGGAACACCTTCTCCCACT GGTTTTGTGATGAATCTGCAGCCGTCTGAAGCACAGGCTGGTTTCGATATTCGAGTCCCACCAATTGCAGATCAAGCTTCCCTGGAGAGGCGTATTGCTGAAGAATGGGCTCCAGCTTCGCGTAACATGACATTTGAG TTTAAGCAGAAGATGTCTGTGCTTGATGAGAATGGAAAGCCGATTTTGACAGCCCATGACAGCTCAAATCCTTGGTGGTCACTTTTAGAGGGAGCCATACATCAAGCTGATGGAAAATTTGGGAAACCAGAGATCTTTCCTGCTTCAACTGATGCTCGCTACTTCCGATTGAAGGGTGTACCAGCAATTGGCTTCTCTCCAATGGCAAACACTCCTATTCTTCTTCATGACCATAATGAG TTTTTGAACGCGGAAGAGTACCTGAAAGGGATTAAGGTGTATGAGTCAATTCTCAAAGCTTTTGCATCTTTTGATGAGCCAAAAAAAGAGGAAATTGCCAAAGATGAGTTGTAA
- the LOC122601374 gene encoding aminoacylase-1 isoform X1 has protein sequence MTLKTCCFFYLVFIILISSTIAQDSSSSVISRFQEYLKINTAHPSPDYQKAADFILSIAKSLSLESQTIFFVKNKPLVLLKWPGKNPKLPSILLNSHTDVVPVEPQKWSHSPFEAKLDDQNGNIYARGSQDMKCVGLQYLEAIRNLKKDSGFVPLRTIYISFVPDEEIGGHDGAEKFANSEIFDEMNVGIVLDEGLASPEDYYRLFYSERCPMWLVIKATGAPGHGAKLYDNTAMENLLKSIESVRRFRASQFDLVKAGLKAEGEVVSVNMVFLKAGTPSPTGFVMNLQPSEAQAGFDIRVPPIADQASLERRIAEEWAPASRNMTFEHGQFKQKMSVLDENGKPILTAHDSSNPWWSLLEGAIHQADGKFGKPEIFPASTDARYFRLKGVPAIGFSPMANTPILLHDHNEFLNAEEYLKGIKVYESILKAFASFDEPKKEEIAKDEL, from the exons ATGACCCTGAAAACCTGCTGCTTTTTTTACTTGGTCTTCATCATCTTAATATCATCAACTATCGCCCAAgattcttcatcatcagtaattTCAAGATTTCAAGAATATCTTAAAATAAACACAGCCCATCCATCACCAGACTACCAAAAAGCTGCAGACTTCATTCTTTCAATTGCTAAATCACTTTCTCTTGAATCCCAGACCATTTTCTTTGTAAAAAACAAACCTTTAGTCCTTTTAAAATGGCCCGGAAAAAACCCGAAACTCCCTTCTATTCTACTGAATTCCCATACTGATGTCGTCCCAGTCGAACCCCAGAAATGGTCTCATTCTCCATTTGAAGCTAAACTTGATGATCAAAATGGTAATATATATGCTAGAGGGTCACAAGACATGAAATGTGTAGGTCTGCAGTACTTAGAAGCTATTAGAAACTTAAAAAAAGATTCGGGTTTTGTACCACTTAGGACGATATACATTTCGTTTGTTCCTGATGAGGAAATAGGTGGACATGACGGGGCGGAAAAGTTTGCGAATTCTGAAATTTTCGATGAGATGAATGTAGGCATTGTTTTAGACGAAGGGTTGGCGTCTCCTGAGGATTATTATAGGTTGTTTTATTCTGAGAGGTGTCCTATGTGGTTAGTGATTAAGGCGACTGGGGCTCCTGGACATGGGGCGAAACTTTATGATAATACGGCGATGGAGAATTTGTTGAAGAGTATTGAGAGTGTTAGGAGGTTTAGGGCGTCGCAGTTTGACTTGGTTAAGGCTGGGCTTAAAGCTGAAGGCGAGGTTGTTTCGGTTAATATGGTGTTTCTCAAAGCTGGAACACCTTCTCCCACT GGTTTTGTGATGAATCTGCAGCCGTCTGAAGCACAGGCTGGTTTCGATATTCGAGTCCCACCAATTGCAGATCAAGCTTCCCTGGAGAGGCGTATTGCTGAAGAATGGGCTCCAGCTTCGCGTAACATGACATTTGAG CATGGGCAGTTTAAGCAGAAGATGTCTGTGCTTGATGAGAATGGAAAGCCGATTTTGACAGCCCATGACAGCTCAAATCCTTGGTGGTCACTTTTAGAGGGAGCCATACATCAAGCTGATGGAAAATTTGGGAAACCAGAGATCTTTCCTGCTTCAACTGATGCTCGCTACTTCCGATTGAAGGGTGTACCAGCAATTGGCTTCTCTCCAATGGCAAACACTCCTATTCTTCTTCATGACCATAATGAG TTTTTGAACGCGGAAGAGTACCTGAAAGGGATTAAGGTGTATGAGTCAATTCTCAAAGCTTTTGCATCTTTTGATGAGCCAAAAAAAGAGGAAATTGCCAAAGATGAGTTGTAA
- the LOC122601387 gene encoding protein TWIN LOV 1 isoform X3, protein MEQLLEESINNRYSCWVREALDELPQSFAITDPEIPGHPIVFASTQLLKMFGYSRHEVIGRNISLFQGVATNRTSLLDIRHAVRDETNILIPSLLNYHKNGTPFWILFRMFPVFGVQDGKLVHFVALQVPIFPPRSTTLLGFCRREVICSDTVPTRISNLSPDDGNNTELTDTTCKASELEKCGADSAMTSILSLLTHYSQLTGRLVSGQRCCSSYMNRVGVSLNISLGRIKQSFVLVDPHKTDNPIVYASDAFLDLTGYTRHEVLGRNCRFLSGQETDVSIQSQITNSIQTGKSCTACILSYRKDGSSFWNALHMSPVRNASGNHTLLRFIWK, encoded by the exons ATGGAGCAACTGCTGGAAGAATCCATTAATAATAGGTACTCGTGTTGGGTTAGAGAAGCTCTTGATGAACTGCCTCAGAGTTTCGCTATAACCGATCCCGAAATTCCAGGTCACCCCATTGTTTTCGCTTCAACTCAGTTGTTGAAAATGTTTGGTTATTCAAGACATGAAGTTATTGGTAGGAACATTAGTTTGTTTCAAGGGGTTGCTACTAACAGGACATCACTTTTGGATATCAGACACGCCGTTAGAGACGAGACCAATATTCTAATTCCTAGTTTGTTAAACTATCATAAGAATGGGACACCCTTTTGGATTTTATTTCGTATGTTTCCTGTTTTCGGTGTGCAAGACGGAAAACTCGTCCACTTTGTTGCTCTTCAAGTCCCAATTTTCCCTCCTCGCTCAACTACCCTTCTTGGTTTTTGTAGGAGGGAGGTAATTTGTTCTGATACCGTCCCAACCCGCATTTCCAATTTATCACCCGACGACGGCAATAATACAG AATTGACTGACACTACATGCAAGGCAAGTGAGTTGGAAAAATGTGGAGCCGACAGTGCTATGACCAGTATCCTTTCTCTGTTGACACACTACAGCCAATTAACGGGTAGATTGGTTTCTGGTCAAAGATGCTGCTCAAGTTACATGAACCGTGTTGGTGTATCTTTGAATATATCTCTTGGTAGAATTAAACAAAGCTTTGTCTT GGTGGATCCACATAAAACTGATAACCCGATTGTGTATGCCAGTGACGCGTTCCTAGATTTGACAG GATACACTAGACATGAAGTATTGGGGAGAAATTGTAGATTTTTAAGCGGGCAGGAAACTGATGTCTCAATTCAATCACAG ATCACAAATAGTATTCAAACTGGAAAAAGCTGCACCGCGTGCATCCTAAGTTACAG AAAAGATGGGAGTTCATTTTGGAATGCTTTGCACATGTCACCTGTCCGGAATGCTTCTGGCAAT CATACATTGTTGAGGTTCATATGGAAGTGA
- the LOC122601387 gene encoding protein TWIN LOV 1 isoform X1: MEQLLEESINNRYSCWVREALDELPQSFAITDPEIPGHPIVFASTQLLKMFGYSRHEVIGRNISLFQGVATNRTSLLDIRHAVRDETNILIPSLLNYHKNGTPFWILFRMFPVFGVQDGKLVHFVALQVPIFPPRSTTLLGFCRREVICSDTVPTRISNLSPDDGNNTELTDTTCKASELEKCGADSAMTSILSLLTHYSQLTGRLVSGQRCCSSYMNRVGVSLNISLGRIKQSFVLVDPHKTDNPIVYASDAFLDLTGYTRHEVLGRNCRFLSGQETDVSIQSQITNSIQTGKSCTACILSYRKDGSSFWNALHMSPVRNASGNIAYIVEVHMEVTHDIQNLSVEIMQLSVVGAVKIAVRSSGMIASTSD; encoded by the exons ATGGAGCAACTGCTGGAAGAATCCATTAATAATAGGTACTCGTGTTGGGTTAGAGAAGCTCTTGATGAACTGCCTCAGAGTTTCGCTATAACCGATCCCGAAATTCCAGGTCACCCCATTGTTTTCGCTTCAACTCAGTTGTTGAAAATGTTTGGTTATTCAAGACATGAAGTTATTGGTAGGAACATTAGTTTGTTTCAAGGGGTTGCTACTAACAGGACATCACTTTTGGATATCAGACACGCCGTTAGAGACGAGACCAATATTCTAATTCCTAGTTTGTTAAACTATCATAAGAATGGGACACCCTTTTGGATTTTATTTCGTATGTTTCCTGTTTTCGGTGTGCAAGACGGAAAACTCGTCCACTTTGTTGCTCTTCAAGTCCCAATTTTCCCTCCTCGCTCAACTACCCTTCTTGGTTTTTGTAGGAGGGAGGTAATTTGTTCTGATACCGTCCCAACCCGCATTTCCAATTTATCACCCGACGACGGCAATAATACAG AATTGACTGACACTACATGCAAGGCAAGTGAGTTGGAAAAATGTGGAGCCGACAGTGCTATGACCAGTATCCTTTCTCTGTTGACACACTACAGCCAATTAACGGGTAGATTGGTTTCTGGTCAAAGATGCTGCTCAAGTTACATGAACCGTGTTGGTGTATCTTTGAATATATCTCTTGGTAGAATTAAACAAAGCTTTGTCTT GGTGGATCCACATAAAACTGATAACCCGATTGTGTATGCCAGTGACGCGTTCCTAGATTTGACAG GATACACTAGACATGAAGTATTGGGGAGAAATTGTAGATTTTTAAGCGGGCAGGAAACTGATGTCTCAATTCAATCACAG ATCACAAATAGTATTCAAACTGGAAAAAGCTGCACCGCGTGCATCCTAAGTTACAG AAAAGATGGGAGTTCATTTTGGAATGCTTTGCACATGTCACCTGTCCGGAATGCTTCTGGCAAT ATAGCATACATTGTTGAGGTTCATATGGAAGTGACGCATGACATTCAGAATCTAAGTGTGGAGATCATGCAACTCAGTGTGGTGGGTGCTGTAAAAATTGCAGTAAGGAGTTCGGGTATGATTGCCAGCACTTCTGATTAA
- the LOC122601387 gene encoding protein TWIN LOV 1 isoform X4, whose translation MEQLLEESINNRYSCWVREALDELPQSFAITDPEIPGHPIVFASTQLLKMFGYSRHEVIGRNISLFQGVATNRTSLLDIRHAVRDETNILIPSLLNYHKNGTPFWILFRMFPVFGVQDGKLVHFVALQVPIFPPRSTTLLGFCRREVICSDTVPTRISNLSPDDGNNTELTDTTCKASELEKCGADSAMTSILSLLTHYSQLTGRLVSGQRCCSSYMNRVGVSLNISLGRIKQSFVLVDPHKTDNPIVYASDAFLDLTGYTRHEVLGRNCRFLSGQETDVSIQSQKRWEFILECFAHVTCPECFWQYSIHC comes from the exons ATGGAGCAACTGCTGGAAGAATCCATTAATAATAGGTACTCGTGTTGGGTTAGAGAAGCTCTTGATGAACTGCCTCAGAGTTTCGCTATAACCGATCCCGAAATTCCAGGTCACCCCATTGTTTTCGCTTCAACTCAGTTGTTGAAAATGTTTGGTTATTCAAGACATGAAGTTATTGGTAGGAACATTAGTTTGTTTCAAGGGGTTGCTACTAACAGGACATCACTTTTGGATATCAGACACGCCGTTAGAGACGAGACCAATATTCTAATTCCTAGTTTGTTAAACTATCATAAGAATGGGACACCCTTTTGGATTTTATTTCGTATGTTTCCTGTTTTCGGTGTGCAAGACGGAAAACTCGTCCACTTTGTTGCTCTTCAAGTCCCAATTTTCCCTCCTCGCTCAACTACCCTTCTTGGTTTTTGTAGGAGGGAGGTAATTTGTTCTGATACCGTCCCAACCCGCATTTCCAATTTATCACCCGACGACGGCAATAATACAG AATTGACTGACACTACATGCAAGGCAAGTGAGTTGGAAAAATGTGGAGCCGACAGTGCTATGACCAGTATCCTTTCTCTGTTGACACACTACAGCCAATTAACGGGTAGATTGGTTTCTGGTCAAAGATGCTGCTCAAGTTACATGAACCGTGTTGGTGTATCTTTGAATATATCTCTTGGTAGAATTAAACAAAGCTTTGTCTT GGTGGATCCACATAAAACTGATAACCCGATTGTGTATGCCAGTGACGCGTTCCTAGATTTGACAG GATACACTAGACATGAAGTATTGGGGAGAAATTGTAGATTTTTAAGCGGGCAGGAAACTGATGTCTCAATTCAATCACAG AAAAGATGGGAGTTCATTTTGGAATGCTTTGCACATGTCACCTGTCCGGAATGCTTCTGGCAAT ATAGCATACATTGTTGA
- the LOC122601387 gene encoding protein TWIN LOV 1 isoform X2: protein MEQLLEESINNRYSCWVREALDELPQSFAITDPEIPGHPIVFASTQLLKMFGYSRHEVIGRNISLFQGVATNRTSLLDIRHAVRDETNILIPSLLNYHKNGTPFWILFRMFPVFGVQDGKLVHFVALQVPIFPPRSTTLLGFCRREVICSDTVPTRISNLSPDDGNNTELTDTTCKASELEKCGADSAMTSILSLLTHYSQLTGRLVSGQRCCSSYMNRVGVSLNISLGRIKQSFVLVDPHKTDNPIVYASDAFLDLTGYTRHEVLGRNCRFLSGQETDVSIQSQKRWEFILECFAHVTCPECFWQSYIVEVHMEVTHDIQNLSVEIMQLSVVGAVKIAVRSSGMIASTSD, encoded by the exons ATGGAGCAACTGCTGGAAGAATCCATTAATAATAGGTACTCGTGTTGGGTTAGAGAAGCTCTTGATGAACTGCCTCAGAGTTTCGCTATAACCGATCCCGAAATTCCAGGTCACCCCATTGTTTTCGCTTCAACTCAGTTGTTGAAAATGTTTGGTTATTCAAGACATGAAGTTATTGGTAGGAACATTAGTTTGTTTCAAGGGGTTGCTACTAACAGGACATCACTTTTGGATATCAGACACGCCGTTAGAGACGAGACCAATATTCTAATTCCTAGTTTGTTAAACTATCATAAGAATGGGACACCCTTTTGGATTTTATTTCGTATGTTTCCTGTTTTCGGTGTGCAAGACGGAAAACTCGTCCACTTTGTTGCTCTTCAAGTCCCAATTTTCCCTCCTCGCTCAACTACCCTTCTTGGTTTTTGTAGGAGGGAGGTAATTTGTTCTGATACCGTCCCAACCCGCATTTCCAATTTATCACCCGACGACGGCAATAATACAG AATTGACTGACACTACATGCAAGGCAAGTGAGTTGGAAAAATGTGGAGCCGACAGTGCTATGACCAGTATCCTTTCTCTGTTGACACACTACAGCCAATTAACGGGTAGATTGGTTTCTGGTCAAAGATGCTGCTCAAGTTACATGAACCGTGTTGGTGTATCTTTGAATATATCTCTTGGTAGAATTAAACAAAGCTTTGTCTT GGTGGATCCACATAAAACTGATAACCCGATTGTGTATGCCAGTGACGCGTTCCTAGATTTGACAG GATACACTAGACATGAAGTATTGGGGAGAAATTGTAGATTTTTAAGCGGGCAGGAAACTGATGTCTCAATTCAATCACAG AAAAGATGGGAGTTCATTTTGGAATGCTTTGCACATGTCACCTGTCCGGAATGCTTCTGGCAAT CATACATTGTTGAGGTTCATATGGAAGTGACGCATGACATTCAGAATCTAAGTGTGGAGATCATGCAACTCAGTGTGGTGGGTGCTGTAAAAATTGCAGTAAGGAGTTCGGGTATGATTGCCAGCACTTCTGATTAA